From Lycium ferocissimum isolate CSIRO_LF1 chromosome 12, AGI_CSIRO_Lferr_CH_V1, whole genome shotgun sequence, one genomic window encodes:
- the LOC132040767 gene encoding receptor-like protein Cf-9, translated as MSYGELSVLLLIVFLCRIAFSSSLCPKDESISLLKFKNLLTVGLPNDICLSSYTKTSSWNMSRDCCFWDGVKCNEMTSHIIELDLSCNQLIGVIDSNSSLFQLSHLQRIDLFGNNFSGSDIPHKFGRFSILMYLDLSASYFSGQIPSEISRLSKLQSLHLASDFEG; from the coding sequence ATGAGCTACGGGGAACTCTCAGTTCTGCTCTTAATTGTCTTTCTTTGTCGAATTGCTTTTTCTTCATCTCTGTGCCCCAAAGATGAAAGCATTTCCCTTCTAAAATTCAAGAATTTGCTTACTGTAGGTCTCCCAAATGATATTTGCCTTTCCTCTTATACAAAGACTAGTTCATGGAATATGAGCAGAGATTGCTGCTTTTGGGATGGAGTCAAATGTAATGAGATGACCAGCCATATTATTGAGCTTGACCTCAGTTGCAACCAACTTATTGGGGTGATTGATTCCAATAGCAGCCTATTCCAACTCTCTCATCTCCAAAGGATCGACCTTTTTGGGAATAACTTCTCTGGTTCTGACATCCCGCATAAATTTGGCAGGTTTTCAATCTTGATGTATCTTGATCTTTCCGCCTCCTATTTCTCAGGTCAAATTCCTTCTGAAATCTCTCGTCTTTCCAAGTTACAATCTCTTCATCTCGCAAGTGATTTTGAGGGTTAG